Proteins encoded by one window of Asterias rubens chromosome 18, eAstRub1.3, whole genome shotgun sequence:
- the LOC117302076 gene encoding uncharacterized protein LOC117302076, translating to MVKADDCELGLAMTSEGVQTILSGDTMVKAVNRKPRTFQTPGEKIYSLEEHDTRLRERLLLVNRFEDARLERLQRQITSNERANIGRILRRKDQTRLTLINIACTKRKLQTNVGSFERRLKNGTNSPIFSVELDRVRRREQELSSLRLKLQAPNSQFLAAHVRDELRNIESRLDANPSRLTNSTNPSSVAGSYTHVKLTNDKDTETSLITTGNSEKMTTDNLKELVDEVHTKMSQTNISTPPGKITPVPEVQEINFPVTQPALEQNKMPDDQLKSSFALSAPSVDKPLNLKLEDIPEKPEDIPENKVVSVELPKQELPPLRVTRNKKQKYLSLMQQKLVRTSVNERDQEISHSALKRERHALQRMAELKVKTREDIQGRRTADSDDSLGSIKQQEAVTRLKTSQKSQSQLPSVRREEHEKRTKLRDFSRAQTLRKRPSGKRRVTDSSTAAVGVKLPPLRIDNSILKELKESRLRHRHQSNKLPKLP from the coding sequence ATGGTCAAAGCAGATGATTGTGAACTTGGGCTCGCCATGACAAGTGAAGGTGTACAGACGATTTTATCTGGAGACACGATGGTAAAGGCCGTCAACCGTAAACCAAGAACCTTCCAGACTCCTGGGGAAAAGATCTACAGTCTGGAAGAACATGATACACGCCTACGGGAACGTCTACTACTGGTAAACCGCTTTGAAGACGCTCGGTTAGAGCGCCTCCAGCGGCAAATCACGTCCAATGAACGCGCTAATATCGGGCGGATTTTACGGAGGAAAGACCAGACTAGACTGACGCTCATTAACATTGCCTGTACGAAGCGCAAACTCCAAACTAATGTCGGATCTTTCGAAAGGCGACTGAAGAATGGGACCAACTCGCCGATTTTCTCCGTAGAGCTAGACCGCGTTCGGAGACGTGAGCAAGAACTCTCTAGTTTACGTCTGAAACTGCAAGCTCCAAACTCACAGTTTCTAGCTGCGCATGTGCGTGACGAATTGAGAAACATTGAGTCTAGACTGGATGCGAATCCAAGCCGTCTTACAAATTCAACAAACCCATCTTCTGTTGCAGGAAGTTATACTCACGTTAAATTGACGAATGACAAAGACACTGAAACGAGTCTAATCACGACGGGCAACAGTGAAAAGATGACAACTGACAATTTAAAGGAACTTGTTGACGAAGTGCACACTAAAATGAGCCAAACGAATATTTCTACACCACCAGGAAAAATAACCCCAGTTCCTGAAGTACAAGAAATTAATTTTCCTGTGACGCAGCCAGCTTTAGAACAGAACAAAATGCCGGATGATCAACTCAAAAGTTCATTTGCCCTTTCTGCCCCAAGTGTAGACAAGCCCTTAAATTTAAAGCTTGAAGACATACCAGAAAAGCCTGAAGATATTCCTGAAAATAAAGTTGTGTCTGTTGAGCTTCCCAAACAAGAATTACCACCATTACGGGTAACGCGGAATAAGAAACAGAAATATCTGTCCCTCATGCAGCAGAAACTGGTTAGAACCTCTGTTAATGAGCGTGATCAGGAGATCAGCCATAGCGCTCTCAAGCGGGAGAGGCACGCTTTGCAGCGAATGGCAGAACTTAAAGTTAAAACGCGGGAGGATATTCAAGGACGACGAACTGCTGATTCTGACGATTCATTAGGAAGTATCAAGCAGCAGGAGGCAGTCACCAGACTGAAAACAAGTCAAAAAAGTCAATCACAGCTTCCGAGTGTTCGTAGGGAGGAGCACGAGAAGAGAACAAAACTTCGCGACTTCTCGAGAGCACAGACACTAAGGAAGAGACCGTCAGGTAAACGACGGGTTACCGACTCCTCTACTGCAGCTGTAGGTGTGAAGCTGCCACCGTTACGAATTGATAATAGTATCCTGAAGGAGTTAAAAGAATCTCGGCTGAGGCACCGGCACCAGTCTAACAAACTGCCCAAATTACCGTGA